The Megalobrama amblycephala isolate DHTTF-2021 linkage group LG13, ASM1881202v1, whole genome shotgun sequence genome contains a region encoding:
- the snx10b gene encoding sorting nexin-10B produces the protein MRQVFSTFGHMQEFTGVWVRDPRIQKEDFWHAYMDYEICIHTNSLAFTKKTSCVRRRYSEFVWLRKKLQENAMLITHIPKLPPKNPFFSLNNAREIGARMEGLRKFLEAVVHSPVLLSDSCLHLFLQSQLSVKKMEACAKGRSRYTVSEAIHSFGSGNKRFGSQSEENMEEEEDMHCESE, from the exons ATGCGTCAGGTCTTTTCCACATTTGGACATATGCAGGAATTCACTGGCGTGTGGGTGAGGGATCCTCGCATTCAGAAGGAAGATTTCTGGCATGCCTACATGGATTACGAAATCTGTATACAT ACAAACAGTTTGGCTTTCACTAAGAAGACCTCCTGTGTGCGGCGGAGATACAGCGAGTTTGTGTGGCTAAGAAAAAAGCTACAGGAAAATGCCATGCTCAT AACACATATACCCAAACTTCCTCCAAAAAACCCGTTCTTCAGTCTCAACAATGCCAGAGAAATTGGAGCCCGTATGGAGGGACTCAGAAAATTTCTAGAGGC TGTGGTACACAGTCCAGTTCTGCTGTCGGACAGTTGCTTGCACCTCTTCCTCCAGTCCCAACTGAGTGTGAAAAAAATGGAGGCCTGTGCAAAAGGCAGGAGTCGCTACACTGTGTCTGAGGCCATTCACAGTTTTGGTTCAGGAAACAAACGCTTTGGTTCTCAATCTGAAGAGAACATGGAAGAAGAGGAAGATATGCACTGTGAATCAGAGTGA
- the cbx3b gene encoding chromobox protein homolog 3b → MRKKQNVKNRKAEETTVVQEFAVEKIIRRRVNEGKVEYYLKWKGFTDAENTWEPEDNLDCPELIEEFLRNLSVSGETDEEGCQSLAHEVQPKQELTELDADTAHQQPQEDLIERGNEEVGDHSAEIPAGQSSHPEPDCIIGCTDQKGELMFLIKWKNTDEVALLSAGEASKKWPQMVIRFYEDKLTWHGEDEQ, encoded by the exons ATGAGGAAAAAGCAGAATGTGAAAAACAGGAAAGCAGAAGAGACAACAGTTGTCCAAGAGTTTGCAGTGGAAAAAATCATCCGCAGAAGAGTCAACGAGGGAAAAGTTGAATACTATCTAAAGTGGAAAGGCTTTACAGA TGCAGAGAATACCTGGGAGCCAGAGGACAACCTGGATTGTCCTGAGCTGATAGAGGAGTTTCTCAGAAACCTAAGTGTCTCAGGAGAGACGGATGAAGAGGGATGTCAATCTCTAGCCCATGAGGTCCAGCCCAAGCAAGAGTTAACTGAGCTAGATGCTGATACG GCTCACCAGCAGCCTCAGGAGGACCTCATTGAGAGGGGTAATGAGGAGGTTGGTGATCACAGCGCTGAGATCCCAGCAGGCCAGTCCAGCCACCCAGAGCCAGACTGTATCATCGGATGCACAGACCAAAAAGGAGAGCTCATGTTCCTCATCAAGTG GAAAAACACAGATGAGGTAGCTTTACTATCAGCCGGGGAGGCCAGTAAAAAGTGGCCCCAGATGGTAATCCGCTTTTACGAGGACAAGCTGACCTGGCATGGTGAAGACGagcagtga